DNA sequence from the Parasphaerochaeta coccoides DSM 17374 genome:
TGTCCTGGACAAAACGGGTCAACAATCCCAAGGATGTCCTGGATGTCGGTGATGTGGTTGAGGCAAAGATACTTGGGTATGACTTGGACAAGAAACGTGTTTCACTTGGACTGAAGCAACTTGAGGAAAATCCTTGGGATAGCATTGATGACCGCTACCCGGTTGGTAAGACACTGACCCGTCCCGTGGTCAAGATAACCAATAGTGGAGCATTCATCGGACTTGAGGATGGGATAGATGGTTTCCTCCATATCGATGATATTTCTTGGACGGAGAAAGTGCGCAACATGTCTTCCTTTGCCAAGGAAGGGGATATGGTCGATGTTGTCGTAACCCGTGTTGAGCCTGAGAACCGTCGCATACGGCTGAGTGTCAAGCAGCTTGAGGACAATCCTTGGAATACTCTCAAGAAGGATTATCCCAAATATTCCTCCATTTCCGGCGAAGTGACCAATGTCACTGATTTTGGTGTGTTCGTAAAGGTTCTGGGAGGAATCGAAGGTTTGATCAGCAAGTTTCATCTTGTCGGTCCCGATGAAGAATATAATGACAGCGTCTTGAAGAACTTCAAAGTCGGAGATGTCGTCACGGCAGCCGTCATGGACGTGAATCCTTCTACACAGAAGCTTTCCCTTTCCATCAAGGAGTTGATTAGGAATGCTCAACGCTCTGAGATTTCCAAATACATGGATGACGAAGATGAAGGGGATACCTTCACCTTTGGTGACATGCTTCGCTCCAAGGATGAAGAAGACAACTAAGGTGGTGATCCGCAATGGCGAATAATAAAACTAAAGAAGCTGCGGTTCCCGCTTATGAGAAGTTTCTTTATTCAGTGGCATCTTTCTTCAAGGCCCAATGGAAAAAGATAGCCATTGGTGCAGGAGTTCTTATCCTGAGCCTGTTAATCGTGGTGATTGTCTCACTTGTCAATTCATCACGATTTGAGAAGGATTTCATGCGACTGGATGTTTTGCAGGAAACCTATGCTTCTCTTGATACTCTTGATGAGACTTCTACAGAGTACGCTTCAACGCTATCTGAACTTGAAGGTTCGCTTCAGGAGCTTGCTTCATCTTCTAAAGCCTATCCTGGATTAAAGGCTGAATATCTTCTTGGCCAGCTTGCATGGAACCAGAAGGATTTTGCCACCGCGCGAGAGCATTATCTTGCTGTCCATGAGAATGGTCGTGGTATCTATCTAGGTGCTGTCGCCCTTGTCAATGCCGCTGCTGCTTCCGAAGAATTGGGAGAAGATGCTGCTGCGCTTGGACAGTATCAGATGGTCGCTGATTCCTATGGACAGGATATTGCTGTTGCTCCCCGTGCTCTTTTTGGAGAAGCCCGGATTTATGAAAAGACTGGTGATATCGACCTTGCACGAGCCGTATTCCAAGAATTGGCTGACGCTTATCCCAGTTCCGAGTTTGCCCGTATTGCCCAGAACCGTCTTCTGGTTTTGTAATGTAGCTGAGTTGTAAAACATGAAAAGCAGATGCAAGGAGAAGTCGAGAACAGTCTCACTCTCACGAGTATCTGCTTTTTTGTGTTTTCTTATGGTCGCTTTGTTGGTTTCCTGTGGAATGCCACGGCCTTTGTTTGTAGAAAGCAGCACTTTGGTTCCGCAAGCTTCTACTGGAGAGGTAAGATTACCCTATACAGGAAACGCAACAATAGTTCTTTCGTCCGATATCATCATTTCGCCTACTGAAAGCCGTAACGGAATCATGTTGTTCTATACCATTACGGACGATGTCACGACCGTCACGTCATCCATGCAGAACATTTTTACGACAGAAACGACACTTGGCAGTTCTGGATCTTCTCTTGGAGGAAGAAAACCCTTTACCTTGGATATTGGTAACAGGTATGGGAATTCAACAGGGACCCAATTCCTCTATCCATTCACCTTTGTGGAAGTACCAGGAGCGGCTCCTGACAGTTTCAGAAACAGATCAGGATATGCAGTTCCGTTTGATGCTAGTTCACTACCTACGAGGCTCTCCAGTACTTTTGATATTAAAATAGGGGAGGGTGGGGTATTTGAATTGTCCCATAACGGCAATCCTCCAATCGAACTCTATAATTACTCAGGCCGGCCGTTCATTGAAAAACCTGAGACAGATGACGTTACAGAAAACGGATACTTTGATTATCTGAAATATAAAATTGATGATACCAGTAAACAGGTGGTATCGGAACCTTTACAAAGTCCGACTATCCACATCTATGCGGTATTTTTTCTTAATGACCGCCAAGGTGGAAACTATTACACTAATAATTACTGGAGCAATCTCTATAGGATTGCAGCATTTCCTCTGGAAGATTCTTTGTGAATAATTATTAGGGAAGAAAATGTAAAGTGATTTATGTTGTGACTATTTGATTAACAGAATGTACATTATTTATGAATATCAAATATTTATTATAAATCCCACTAATTATCCCAGTTTTATGCCCGATGACTTACTTTACCAAAGGCGTTATACTACCTACCATATCATATAACTTCTGAACAAAAGAAAGGAAATGACTATTCCATGATTGAATATGTATATCATCCGGCAGAGGATTTTCCTTCTGCCATGGAACAACTCCATCGCATCATTGGTCTTCTTCGGTCTCCAGAAGGCTGTCCATGGGATCGTGAACTTACTGCTCCTCGAACGGCACAGTCAATCATTGATGAAACATACGAGTATATTGATGAATTGAAAAATCACAGGATTTCCGGTCAACGGGAAGAAATTGGAGATATCTTGATCAATGTTGTCACGTTGTTGCACATGCATGAAGATAATGCATCATTTCCCGCAACCGACGCTATAAACGAAGTCTGTGAAAAATTGATTCGGAGACATCCACATGTTTTTACAGATACTGTATCAGCACATGACAGCACGGAAGTCCTTTCTGTCTGGAATAACGTCAAGGAAGAAATTGAAGGAAAAAAAGCGGAAAAGGAAAATCCTTTCAGCAGAATTCCCAAAAGTCTTCCACCACTTGAACGTGCGTATGAAATTCAGAAGAAAATGAAAAAAGTCGGTTTTGAATGGCCTGACGTACAGGGAGTACTTAACAAAGTCTGTGAAGAACTCGATGAACTTGTCGATGCCACGAACACATTGGAACCGAATCAGGAACGGATTGAAGAGGAAGCCGGAGATTTGCTTTTTGCTGTCGTCAATCTAGTACGATTCCTTGGTTTCAATCCTGCACAGACCCTGCATGGAGCAAACCAGAAACTGGCAGGAAGGTTTGAGGCCGTAGCTCGACTTGCTGTTGAAAGAAATATTCCGCTTGACAAGGAACATATGAGTGAAATGGATGAACTGTGGGAGGAAGTAAAAGTGTCGTCTTCTCACCATCATCCATCGTGAACTCTATTCCCTACTCCTGTAGAGGAACAGGAAACCGTGAAAAAAAGGGAAAAAAAGAGGACGGTCATAAGCCGGGTTCTGTTTATGGTAATCATCTATCTACCGACTTTGTTACCAAAGCCTTCAAGCAATCTACCCGTAGGCATGAGCGGACCACTCGCCTACTGTTTGACTTTGCTCCGGACGAGGCTTGCACTGCCAGTATCATTGCTGATACCGCGGTAGGCTCTTACCCTACCTTTTCACCCTTACCATTGCTGGCGGTATGTTTTCTGTTGCGCTATCTATAGCGTCACCGCTTCCGGGCGTTACCCGGCGTCCTGTCCTATGGAGCCCGGACTTTCCTCGTACATTCCTGTTTGCACAGGACATACGCGATTACCTGACCGCCTCACATCACCTATTCAATTGAATTCTTCGAAACCCTCATCAGAAGCAAAATCCGCAAGTCCGCCTTCCTCAATGACCAAGGTATCAGGACGCTTAAGATATTTGTCTTTCATATCGCTGTATGCCTCATCATAGTACAGGATGCGACTACAATACGGACAGAATTCAATTTCTTCATTCTTGCGGACAGTGTTCACG
Encoded proteins:
- a CDS encoding tetratricopeptide repeat protein translates to MANNKTKEAAVPAYEKFLYSVASFFKAQWKKIAIGAGVLILSLLIVVIVSLVNSSRFEKDFMRLDVLQETYASLDTLDETSTEYASTLSELEGSLQELASSSKAYPGLKAEYLLGQLAWNQKDFATAREHYLAVHENGRGIYLGAVALVNAAAASEELGEDAAALGQYQMVADSYGQDIAVAPRALFGEARIYEKTGDIDLARAVFQELADAYPSSEFARIAQNRLLVL
- the mazG gene encoding nucleoside triphosphate pyrophosphohydrolase, producing the protein MIEYVYHPAEDFPSAMEQLHRIIGLLRSPEGCPWDRELTAPRTAQSIIDETYEYIDELKNHRISGQREEIGDILINVVTLLHMHEDNASFPATDAINEVCEKLIRRHPHVFTDTVSAHDSTEVLSVWNNVKEEIEGKKAEKENPFSRIPKSLPPLERAYEIQKKMKKVGFEWPDVQGVLNKVCEELDELVDATNTLEPNQERIEEEAGDLLFAVVNLVRFLGFNPAQTLHGANQKLAGRFEAVARLAVERNIPLDKEHMSEMDELWEEVKVSSSHHHPS